TCGGTTTGGATAACTATGCCCATATGACCGGAGTAGCTGAATCCAAAGTGGATATCGGTTACTTTTTCAAAAATGGGGAGGGTATCGAAAAGCCCACTTGGTTCAATAACATTTGGCGAGATGACTTAGCAAATGCTCCCTATTCTGAAAACCTGAAACAAGAATTACTTAAATGGCGGTATTTCACTCCTGAAAATAAAGGATTGGAGTTTAGCAAGATGCTAGACAGCATGACTTATAAAGAATACCTAGAAAATGAATTGAAGTTTTCTTCCAGAGTCACCGAGTACATTGATCCTGTGATCGGATTGATTAATGGCGCAGGATCTGATGCGATTTCTGCTTTTGCAGCCTCTCAAATTGGCATGCCTGCTACAGGAAGGTCAAGAGGAAAGGATGCCTCACTCCCACTTTCATTTCCTGGTGGCAACACTACCTTTTCAAGATTCATGGTCAAAGATCTCATTCCAGGTTCGATTGGAGGCAAACATACTTTTGAAGATATCACCAATCAAAAAGTAAACTTCTCCTCTCTTGATCAAGAAGGAAACCCAATAAAGTTAAGGATGAACGCGACTGTGATTTCGGTTCAGCATGAAGGAGATCCAGAAACTGCAGAAAGGGTAAAAGTGATCTATGAAAAAGGAGGTAAACTCTTTGAAGTGAAAGCAAAATCAGTCATCATGGCTTCCGGTGGTTGGGTAAATAAACATATCATCAAAGATTTAACACCAGAAATCCAACAAGCATATTCGGAATTCACCTATGCACCAGCCCTTATTGCCAATGTCGCCTTAACCAACTGGCGATTTATGTACAAGTTGGGAATTACGGCTGCACAATGGTTTGGGGATGGCTTTGGCTTTTCTTGTAATATCCGTAAGACCATGAATATCGGTTCTTATGCCCCACCTTTACACCCAGACAAACCAGCTGTTTTAACATTTTATTTTGGAGCCCATACTCCCGGTTTACCTCTAGCTCAGCAAAATATTCAAGCGAGAATGAAAGTGTTTGGTACTTCCTTCTTTGACTATGAAAAGCAATTGAGAACTCAACTATTAGAACAATTTGGAGCCT
Above is a window of Algoriphagus machipongonensis DNA encoding:
- a CDS encoding NAD(P)-binding protein codes for the protein MAKNKISEKQLGLNTKISRRDFVNSTLMGVGGSLLSAAAPISLLPGCGPKAAPAIEKDAWTGFGAVGDYANSSGNTKAVMEAAHKIRDGFYQEKQLETNSSEELFDVIIVGGGMSGLGAAHHFKKNADSSQKCLLLENHPIYGGEAKRNEFLVNGQLLMGPQGSNDFGVPAKGSGNLTDQLFEELKIPRTFEFQDWSSDLTPLNFGLDNYAHMTGVAESKVDIGYFFKNGEGIEKPTWFNNIWRDDLANAPYSENLKQELLKWRYFTPENKGLEFSKMLDSMTYKEYLENELKFSSRVTEYIDPVIGLINGAGSDAISAFAASQIGMPATGRSRGKDASLPLSFPGGNTTFSRFMVKDLIPGSIGGKHTFEDITNQKVNFSSLDQEGNPIKLRMNATVISVQHEGDPETAERVKVIYEKGGKLFEVKAKSVIMASGGWVNKHIIKDLTPEIQQAYSEFTYAPALIANVALTNWRFMYKLGITAAQWFGDGFGFSCNIRKTMNIGSYAPPLHPDKPAVLTFYFGAHTPGLPLAQQNIQARMKVFGTSFFDYEKQLRTQLLEQFGASGFDPEKDIAGITLNRWGHARITQGPGFYFGKDGKESPREAVQKGYGRIIFGHSELNGHQNWIGGVTQGYEASEKALALT